The following coding sequences are from one Cervus canadensis isolate Bull #8, Minnesota chromosome 4, ASM1932006v1, whole genome shotgun sequence window:
- the LOC122439799 gene encoding protocadherin beta-18-like, translating into MELGKGNPQQIRQVLLFFVFLGGSLVCSETWRYSVAEETEIGSFIGNVVKDIGLSVEDLSARGARVIFDDYKPHLRLDLQTGNLLLNEQPDREALCDLTEPCILHFQVLLENPLQFFRAELWVEDINDHTPTFTDKHIFLKISESTAPGTSFQMDSAQDLDVGKNGVQNYTLNPNPHFHLKLQGSEEGTKYPELLLDQPLDREKEPELRLTLTALDGGSPPRSGTALVRVLVLDINDNAPQFERPIYEVPIPENSPLDFLVVKVSATDLDAGINGELSYSFSHVSRDIQKTFEIHPISGEVRLKALLDFELVQSYTINIQAIDGGSLSGKSVILVSVVDVNDNPPEVVVTSLTSPIPENSSPEMVVAVFSLRDPDSGDNGRMVCSIQDNLPFLLKPNFKNFYTLETESPLDRESKAEYNITITVTDMGTPRLKTEHNITVLVADVNDNAPAFTQTSYTLWVRENNSPALHIGTVSATDTDAGANAQVTYSLLPPPDPHLPLASLVSINPDNGHLFALTSLDYEALRAFEFRVGAADRGSPALSSQALVRVLVADANDNAPFVLYPLQNASAPCTELVPRAAEPGYLVTKVVAVDGDAGQNAWLSYQLLKATEPGLFGVWAHNGEVRTARLLSERDAPKQRLVVLVKDNGEPPLSASVTLHVLLVDGFSQPYLPPPEAEAAAAAPADPLTVYLVVALASVSSLFLFSVLAFVAVRLCRRGGAGSASRCPVPEGHFPGHLVDVSGTGTLSQSYQYEVCLTGGTGTREFKVLKSVASNHRGSVINVEENSDFLDSFGFN; encoded by the coding sequence ATGGAGCTaggaaaaggaaaccctcaaCAGATAAGGCAAGtgctgcttttctttgttttcctgggAGGGTCTTTGGTGTGTTCAGAAACCTGGCGCTATTCTGTAGCAGAGGAAACGGAGATCGGCTCCTTTATAGGCAACGTGGTGAAAGACATAGGTTTGAGTGTGGAAGACCTGTCTGCAAGGGGGGCCAGAGTCATCTTTGACGATTATAAACCACACTTGCGGTTGGATCTGCAGACTGGCAACTTGCTCTTAAATGAGCAACCGGACCGAGAGGCACTTTGTGATCTTACCGAGCCATGTATATTGCATTTCCAGGTACTACTTGAAAATCCTTTGCAATTTTTTCGAGCTGAGCTTTGGGTTGAAGACATAAATGATCACACTCCCACGTTCACAGACAAACATATATTTCTGAAAATCTCAGAAAGCACTGCTCCAGGAACCTCGTTCCAAATGGACAGCGCTCAGGACTTGGATGTAGGAAAGAATGGTGTCCAAAACTACACGTTAAATCCCAATCCTCATTTCCACCTTAAACTGCAAGGCAGTGAGGAAGGTACAAAATACCCAGAGCTGTTACTGGACCAACCTCTGGATAGAGAAAAGGAGCCTGAGCTTAGATTAACGCTAACAGCCCTGGATGGCGGGTCCCCACCGAGGTCTGGAACTGCACTGGTGCGTGTGTTGGTCTTAGATATCAATGACAATGCCCCACAGTTTGAGAGACCCATCTATGAGGTTCCGATACCAGAAAACAGCCCTCTGGACTTCTTGGTCGTCAAGGTATCTGCTACAGATTTAGATGCAGGAATAAATGGAGAACTATCTTACTCATTTTCCCACGTTTCCAGAGACATACAGAAGACATTTGAAATCCATCCAATTTCTGGTGAAGTCCGTTTAAAAGCGCTTCTGGATTTCGAATTAGTTCAGTCTTACACAATAAATATCCAGGCCATTGACGGTGGGAGCCTTTCAGGAAAATCAGTAATTTTAGTTAGTGTTGTAGACGTGAATGACAACCCGCCAGAAGTAGTCGTAACATCTCTTACCAGCCCCATACCAGAAAATTCATCGCCTGAAATGGTGGTCGCGGTTTTTAGCCTCCGAGACCCAGACTCTGGAGACAACGGGAGGATGGTTTGCTCAATTCAGGACAACCTTCCGTTTCTCTTGAAGCCTAATTTCAAAAATTTCTACACCTTGGAAACAGAGAGCCCACTGGACAGAGAGAGCAAAGCCGAGTACAACATCACGATCACGGTCACTGACATGGGAACCCCCAGACTGAAAACCGAGCACAACATAACCGTGCTGGTGGCCGACGTCAACGACAACGCCCCCGCCTTCACCCAGACCTCCTACACCCTGTGGGTCCGCGAGAACAACAGCCCCGCCCTGCACATCGGCACCGTCAGCGCCACAGACACAGACGCGGGCGCCAACGCCCAGGTCACCTACTCGCTGCTGCCGCCGCCAGACCCGCACCTGCCCCTCGCCTCCCTCGTGTCCATCAACCCCGACAACGGCCACCTCTTCGCCCTCACGTCCCTGGACTACGAGGCCCTGCGGGCCTTCGAGTTCCGCGTGGGCGCCGCCGACCGCGGCTCGCCCGCGCTCAGCAGCCAGGCGCTGGTGCGCGTGCTCGTGGCGGACGCCAACGACAACGCGCCCTTCGTGCTCTACCCGCTGCAGAACGCCTCGGCGCCCTGCACCGAGCTGGTGCCCAGGGCGGCCGAGCCCGGCTACCTGGTGACCAAGGTGGTGGCGGTGGACGGCGACGCGGGCCAGAACGCCTGGCTGTCGTACCAGCTGCTCAAGGCCACGGAGCCCGGGCTGTTCGGCGTGTGGGCGCACAACGGCGAGGTGCGCACGGCGCGGCTGCTGAGCGAGCGCGACGCGCCCAAGCAGCGGCTGGTGGTGCTGGTCAAGGACAACGGCGAGCCGCCGCTGTCGGCCAGCGTCACGCTGCACGTGCTGCTGGTGGACGGCTTCTCGCAGCCCTACCTGCCGCCCCCGGAAGCGGAAGCGGCGGCCGCGGCGCCGGCCGACCCGCTCACCGTCTACCTGGTGGTGGCCTTGGCGTCGGTGTCGTCGCTCTTCCTCTTCTCGGTGCTGGCGTTCGTGGCGGTGCGGCTGTgcaggaggggcggggcgggctcGGCGAGTCGCTGCCCGGTGCCCGAGGGCCACTTCCCGGGCCACCTGGTGGACGTCAGCGGCACGGGGACCCTGTCCCAGAGCTACCAGTACGAGGTGTGTCTGACTGGAGGAACTGGGACCAGAGAGTTCAAGGTTCTCAAGTCTGTTGCCTCTAATCATCGGGGGTCCGTGATTAATGTAGAAGAAAACTCAGACTTTCTAGATAGTTTTGGATTCAATTAG
- the LOC122439796 gene encoding protocadherin beta-14 has protein sequence MEIRGALLLRKRQVLILFVLLGLSQARPESVPYSVAEETEIGSLVANLARDLGLGVEELSSREARVVFDDNEKHLHLDLLTGDLLINDKLDREELCGSTEPCVMHFQMVLENPLQFFQAELHIKDINDHSPTFLDNEIVIKISESATIGTTFLMESAQDLDVGSNSLQNYTVSPNSHFYIKIQDSDDGKIYPELVLHRALDHEEEPELILTLVALDGGNPPRSGTTLVLIKVLDINDNAPEFPQRLYEVQILENAPVGSWIITVSAKDLDAGNYGKILYTFFHASEDIRKTFEINPISGEVHLRSQLDFEVVQSYTINIQATDGGGLSEECTLLVKVIDTNDNPPEVIISSITKIIPENAAETLVALFSVRDQDAGENGRIICSIQDDLPFFLKPTFKNFFTLVSDKALDREERAEYNITITVTDMGTPRLKTEHNITVLVADVNDNAPAFTQTSYTLWVRENNSPALHIGTVSATDTDAGANAQVTYSLLPPPDPHLPLASLVSINPDNGHLFALTSLDYEALRAFEFRVGAADRGSPALSSQALVRVLVADANDNAPFVLYPLQNASAPCTELVPRAAEPGYLVTKVVAVDGDAGQNAWLSYQLLKATEPGLFGVWAHNGEVRTARLLSERDAPKQRLVVLVKDNGEPPLSASVTLHVLLVDGFSQPYLPPPEAEAAAAAPADPLTVYLVVALASVSSLFLFSVLVFVAARLCRRGGAGSAGRCPVPEGHFPGHLVDVSGTGTLSQSYQYEVCLTGGTGTNEFKFLKPFIPNLPVQDTGRHIGEHENFRNSFGLKLQ, from the coding sequence ATGGAGATCAGAGGGGCACTCCTTCTGCGGAAAAGGCAAGTCCTGATTCTCTTTGTTTTACTGGGATTGTCTCAGGCGCGTCCTGAGTCTGTGCCCTATTCTgtggcagaggaaacagaaatcgGTTCTTTGGTGGCTAATCTGGCAAGGGATCTGGGGCTTGGGGTGGAGGAGCTCTCTTCACGGGAAGCTCGGGTAGTATTTGATGATAATGAAAAGCATTTGCACCTCGATTTGCTGACTGGGGATTTGCTGATAAATGATAAACTTGACCGAGAAGAGTTGTGTGGCTCCACGGAGCCCTGTGTGATGCATTTTCAGATGGTATTGGAGAACCCTTTACAGTTTTTTCAGGCTGAGCTGCACATCAAAGATATAAATGATCACTCCCCTACATTTCTTGACAATgaaatagttattaaaatatcAGAAAGTGCCACCATTGGAACTACATTCCTAATGGAGAGTGCCCAAGATTTGGATGTAGGAAGCAACAGTCTTCAAAACTACACAGTTAGCCCCAATTCTCACTTCTACATTAAAATTCAAGACAGCGacgatggaaagatatacccagaACTGGTCCTGCACAGAGCACTAGATCATGAGGAGGAGCCTGAGCTCATATTAACACTTGTAGCACTGGATGGTGGAAACCCCCCCAGGTCTGGGACAACTCTGGTCCTCATCAAGGTCTTAGACATCAACGACAATGCCCCAGAGTTTCCTCAGAGGCTCTATGAGGTGCAGATCCTGGAAAACGCACCGGTTGGCTCTTGGATTATCACCGTCTCTGCTAAGGATCTGGATGCAGGAAATTATGGGAAAATACTTTATACGTTTTTTCATGCATCAGAAGATATTCGTAAAACATTTGAAATCAACCCAATATCTGGGGAAGTTCATTTGAGATCACAACTGGATTTTGAAGTAGTACAATCCTACACTATAAATATTCAGGCAACAGACGGTGGGGGTCTTTCCGAAGAATGCACTCTTTTGGTTAAAGTAATAGATACAAATGACAATCCGCCAGAAGTGATCATCTCATCAATTACAAAGATAATTCCAGAGAACGCCGCAGAGACCCTTGTGGCTCTTTTTAGTGTCCGAGACCAAGACGCTGGAGAAAATGGAAGGATTATTTGCTCTATCCAAGATGACCTCCCATTTTTTCTGAAACCGACCTTCAAGAACTTTTTCACCCTAGTTTCAGATAAAGCACTGGACAGAGAGGAAAGAGCAGAGTACAACATCACCATCACCGTCACTGACATGGGAACCCCCAGACTGAAAACCGAGCACAACATAACCGTGCTGGTGGCCGACGTCAACGACAACGCCCCCGCCTTCACCCAGACCTCCTACACCCTGTGGGTCCGCGAGAACAACAGCCCCGCCCTGCACATCGGCACCGTCAGCGCCACAGACACAGACGCGGGCGCCAACGCCCAGGTCACCTACTCGCTGCTGCCGCCGCCAGACCCGCACCTGCCCCTCGCCTCCCTCGTGTCCATCAACCCCGACAACGGCCACCTCTTCGCCCTCACGTCCCTGGACTACGAGGCCCTGCGGGCCTTCGAGTTCCGCGTGGGCGCCGCCGACCGCGGCTCGCCCGCGCTCAGCAGCCAGGCGCTGGTGCGCGTGCTCGTGGCGGACGCCAACGACAACGCGCCCTTCGTGCTCTACCCGCTGCAGAACGCCTCGGCGCCCTGCACCGAGCTGGTGCCCAGGGCGGCCGAGCCGGGCTACCTGGTGACCAAGGTGGTGGCGGTGGACGGCGACGCGGGCCAGAACGCCTGGCTGTCGTACCAGCTGCTCAAGGCCACGGAGCCCGGGCTGTTCGGCGTGTGGGCGCACAACGGCGAGGTGCGCACGGCGCGGCTGCTGAGCGAGCGCGACGCGCCCAAGCAGCGGCTGGTGGTGCTGGTCAAGGACAACGGCGAGCCGCCGCTGTCGGCCAGCGTCACGCTGCACGTGCTGCTGGTGGACGGCTTCTCGCAGCCCTACCTGCCGCCCCCGGAAGCGGAAGCGGCGGCCGCGGCGCCGGCCGACCCGCTCACCGTCTACCTGGTGGTGGCCTTGGCGTCGGTGTCGTCGCTCTTCCTCTTCTCGGTGCTGGTGTTCGTGGCGGCGCGGCTGTgcaggaggggcggggcgggctcGGCGGGTCGCTGCCCGGTGCCCGAGGGCCACTTCCCGGGCCACCTGGTGGACGTCAGCGGCACGGGGACCCTGTCCCAGAGCTACCAGTACGAGGTGTGTCTGACGGGAGGAACTGGGACGAATGAATTTAAATTTCTGAAGCCGTTTATCCCTAATCTTCCAGTTCAAGACACCGGTAGGCATATAGGGGAACATGAGAACTTTAGAAATAGCTTTGGACTCaaacttcagtaa
- the PCDHB15 gene encoding protocadherin beta-15 — protein sequence MEAGGERFHQQRQVLILFLLLGVTFAGWESRRYSVMEEIESGSFVANLVKDLGLGVGELAAREARVVSEDNEPRLQLDLQTGKLTLNEKLDREEMCGATDPCVMHFQVLLKKPLGVFRAELLVRDINDHAPEFPEREMTLKIPENCPPGSVFPLKNAQDLDVGNNNIQNYSISPNSYFHVSTRNRGDGRKYPELVLDKELDREKQALLRLTLTALDGGSPPRSGTTQVRILVLDINDNAPEFAQAHYQVQVPENSPVGALVVKVSARDLDTGTNGEVSYSLLYSSQAMSPTFELNSLSGEVRLIKKLDFETVSSYDLDIDAFDGGGLSGKCSVFIEVVDVNDNAPELTISSLTSPIPENSPETEVALFRIRDRDSGDNGKMTCSIQDDLPFILKPSEENFYTLVTNGALDRESKAEYNVTITVTDLGTPRLKTEHNITVLVSDVNDNAPAFTQTSYTLWVRENNSPALHIGTVSATDTDAGANAQVTYSLLPPPDPHLPLASLVSINPDNGHLFALTSLDYEALRAFEFRVGAADRGSPALSSQALVRVLVADANDNAPFVLYPLQNASAPCTELVPRAAEPGYLVTKVVAVDGDAGQNAWLSYQLLKATEPGLFGVWAHNGEVRTARLLSERDAPKQRLVVLVKDNGEPPLSASVTLHVLLVDGFSQPYLPPPEAEAAAAAPADPLTVYLVVALASVSSLFLFSVLVFVAVRLCRRGGAGSAGRCPVPEGHFPGHLVDVSGTGTLSQSYQYEVCLMGGTGTNEFKFLKPVLPSSLESNFERKSEGSPTFQNRLGI from the coding sequence ATGGAGGCCGGAGGGGAGCGTTTTCATCAACAAAGGCAAGTCCTGATTCTCTTTCTTTTGCTGGGAGTGACTTTTGCAGGCTGGGAATCCCGTCGCTATTCCGTGATGGAGGAAATAGAGAGCGGCTCGTTTGTGGCCAACCTTGTCAAGGACTTGGGGCTCGGAGTGGGGGAGCTAGCTGCGCGGGAAGCCCGGGTGGTCTCTGAGGATAACGAACCCCGGTTGCAGCTCGATCTGCAGACTGGGAAGTTGACATTAAATGAGAAACTGGACCGGGAGGAGATGTGCGGCGCTACAGATCCATGTGTAATGCATTTTCAAGTGTTACTGAAAAAACCATTGGGAGTATTTCGAGCTGAGCTACTGGTGAGAGACATAAACGATCATGCTCCTGAGTTTCCTGAAAGAGAAATGACTTTGAAAATCCCAGAGAACTGCCCTCCTGGGTCAGTGTTTCCTCTGAAAAATGCTCAGGATTTGGACGTGGGCAACAACAACATCCAAAACTACAGTATCAGTCCCAATTCTTATTTTCATGTGTCCACCCGCAATCGGGGGGATGGTAGGAAATACCCAGAGCTGGTGCTGGACAAAGAGCTTGATCGGGAGAAGCAGGCCTTGCTCAGATTAACCCTCACAGCGCTGGATGGCGGCTCTCCGCCTCGATCTGGTACCACCCAGGTCAGAATCTTGGTCTTGGATATCAATGACAACGCCCCTGAGTTTGCGCAGGCCCACTACCAGGTGCAGGTCCCGGAGAACAGCCCCGTAGGCGCCCTAGTTGTCAAAGTTTCTGCCCGAGATTTAGACACTGGGACAAATGGAGAGGTATCATATTCCCTGCTTTATAGTTCTCAGGCGATGAGCCCAACTTTTGAGCTAAACAGCCTTTCGGGAGAAGTTCGACTAATCAAAAAACTCGATTTTGAGACAGTATCCTCATATGATCTGGATATAGATGCATTTGATGGCGGGGGCCTTTCTGGAAAATGCTCTGTCTTCATTGAGGTGGTGGATGTTAACGATAACGCCCCAGAACTAACTATTTCATCACTTACCAGCCCCATTCCTGAAAACTCCCCCGAAACAGAAGTGGCCCTGTTTAGGATTAGAGACCGAGACTCAGGGGACAACGGAAAGATGACTTGCTCCATCCAGGATGATCTCCCCTTTATTCTGAAACCGTCTGAAGAGAATTTCTACACGCTGGTAACAAATGGGGCGCtagacagagaaagcaaagctGAGTATAATGTCACCATTACTGTCACCGACTTGGGGACACCGAGGCTGAAAACCGAGCACAACATAACCGTGCTGGTGTCCGACGTCAACGACAACGCCCCCGCCTTCACCCAGACCTCCTACACCCTGTGGGTCCGCGAGAACAACAGCCCCGCCCTGCACATCGGCACCGTCAGCGCCACAGACACAGACGCGGGCGCCAACGCCCAGGTCACCTACTCGCTGCTGCCGCCGCCAGACCCGCACCTGCCCCTCGCCTCCCTCGTGTCCATCAACCCCGACAACGGCCACCTCTTCGCCCTCACGTCCCTGGACTACGAGGCCCTGCGGGCCTTCGAGTTCCGCGTGGGCGCCGCCGACCGCGGCTCGCCCGCGCTCAGCAGCCAGGCGCTGGTGCGCGTGCTCGTGGCGGACGCCAACGACAACGCGCCCTTCGTGCTCTACCCGCTGCAGAACGCCTCGGCGCCCTGCACCGAGCTGGTGCCCAGGGCGGCCGAGCCCGGCTACCTGGTGACCAAGGTGGTGGCGGTGGACGGCGACGCGGGCCAGAACGCCTGGCTGTCGTACCAGCTGCTCAAGGCCACGGAGCCCGGGCTGTTCGGCGTGTGGGCGCACAACGGCGAGGTGCGCACGGCGCGGCTGCTGAGCGAGCGCGACGCGCCCAAGCAGCGGCTGGTGGTGCTGGTCAAGGACAACGGCGAGCCGCCGCTGTCGGCCAGCGTCACGCTGCACGTGCTGCTGGTGGACGGCTTCTCGCAGCCCTACCTGCCGCCCCCGGAAGCGGAAGCGGCGGCCGCGGCGCCGGCCGACCCGCTCACCGTCTACCTGGTGGTGGCCTTGGCGTCGGTGTCGTCGCTCTTCCTCTTCTCGGTGCTGGTGTTCGTGGCGGTGCGGCTGTgcaggaggggcggggcgggctcGGCGGGTCGCTGCCCGGTGCCCGAGGGCCACTTCCCGGGCCACCTGGTGGACGTCAGCGGCACGGGGACCCTGTCCCAGAGCTACCAGTACGAGGTGTGTCTGATGGGAGGAACTGGGACGAATGAGTTCAAATTCTTGAAGCCTGTCTTACCCAGTAGTCTAGAATCCAACTTTGAAAGGAAGTCAGAAGGAAGTCCAACCTTCCAGAATCGTTTAGGCATCTGA